One genomic window of Parus major isolate Abel chromosome 11, Parus_major1.1, whole genome shotgun sequence includes the following:
- the KIFC3 gene encoding kinesin-like protein KIFC3 isoform X1: protein MITSRTAWDLGSGPSAGAAWKTKDLAPDGCGQDRLGTGSRAGASPRVPLLPALLHHKILSVSWPDTAKPRGLCQALQALRDTTRRRREETRHRAPTAATEEPPAAPREPAATAVQAASTMNLEKAGGRLCGGKRASLPAARPFPVIQEVMASMAHLQKEKLRLQEELLELQEKLTAKENNELSLSLQLQGQVETLKAKLLEQAQEISRLRSELGGTDAEKHRDLLAAENERLRQEMKACEGELRELQRQQQAPCRDCPHLQEKVGLQEQLSQLQREAEETRAKLVELDLEVQQKTNRLAEVELRLKDSLAERAEEEERLSRRLRDSQETIASLKSQPQQIKYIIKTVEVESAKVKQALCETQSRNQYLQEQVGMQKQVLKEMEQQLQSSQKTEAQLRAQIMMYEAELERAHGQMLEEMQAMEEEKNHAIEEAFSRAQVEMKAVHENLAGVRTNLLTLQPALRTLTHDYNSLKRQVRDFPLLLQETLRSARAEISQAIEEVHSTNRELLRKYRRELQLRKKCHNELVRLKGNIRVFGRVRPITKEDGEGPEAANAVTFDADDDAVLYLLHKGKQVSFELDKVFPPQASQEEVFQEVQALVTSCIDGYNVCIFAYGQTGAGKTYTMEGTAANPGINQRALQLLFSEVRGKAADWDYTITVSAAEIYNEALRDLLGKEPQEKLEIKLCPDGSGQLYVPGLTEFRVQSVEDINKVFEFGHIKRVTECTNLNEHSSRSHALLIVTVRGLDRSTGLRTTGKLNLVDLAGSERVGRSGAEGSRLREAQHINKSLSALGDVIYALRSRQGHVPFRNSKLTYLLQDSLSGDSKTLMMVQVSPAEKNTSETLCSLKFAERVRSVELGPVSRKAELGSWPSQEHLEGESPGSAAPPGRGHASPSPGQLSSRSASIRRKLQTSGKLRPVPL from the exons ATGATCACATCCCGCACCGCCTGGGATCTGGGATCCGGGCCCTCCGCCGGAGCCGCCTGGAAGACGAAGGACCTTGCCCCGGACG GCTGTGGGCAGGACAGGCTCggcactggcagcagagcaggcgCCTCTCCCCGGGTTCCTCTGCTACCAGCACTGCTTCACCATAAAATCCTCAGTGTGAGCTGGCCGGACACTGCAAAACCCCGTGGGCTCTGCCAGGCTCTTCAG GCCCTGCGGGACACGACGCGCAGGCGGCGGGAGGAGACGCGGCACCGGGCCCCCACAGCGGCCACGGAGGAGCCGCCTGCAGCCCCCCGTgagccagcagccacagccGTGCAGGCAGCCTCCACCATGAACCTGGAGAAAGCAG GAGGGAGGCTCTGTGGTGGGAAACGCGCCAGCCTGCCCGCGGCCCGGCCCTTCCCCGTGATCCAGGAGGTGATGGCCTCCATGGCACATctgcagaaggagaagctgcggctgcaggaggagctgctggagctgcaggagaagctcACTGCCAAGGAGAACAACGagctctccctctctctccagctgcaagGCCAG GTGGAAACTCTGAAGGCCaagctcctggagcaggcacaggagATCAGCCGGCTGCGCTCGGAGCTG GGCGGCACGGATGCGGAGAAGCACCGGGACCTGCTGGCGGCCGAGAACGAGCGGCTGCGGCAGGAGATGAAGGCGTGCGAGGGGGAGCTGCGGGAGCtgcagcggcagcagcaggcacCGTGCCGGGACTGCCCCCACCTGCAG GAGAAGGTcgggctgcaggagcagctgtcccagctgcagcgGGAGGCAGAGGAGACGCGGGCCAAGCTGGTGGAGCTGGACCTGGAGGTGCAGCAGAAGACAAACCGCTTGGCTGAGGTGGAGCTGCGGCTCAAGGACTCCCTGGCTGAGAGAGCCGAGGAGGAGGAGCGGCTCAGCCGGCGGCTGCGGGACAGCCAGGAGACCATTGCCAGCCTCAagtcccagccccagcagataAAG TACATCATCAAGACGGTGGAGGTGGAGTCAGCCAAGGTGAAACAAGCCCTGTGCGAGACCCAGTCCCGAAACCAGtacctgcaggagcaggtgggGATGCAAAAGCAGGTGCTGaaggagatggagcagcagctgcagagctcccagaaGACGGAGGCTCAGCTCCGAGCCCAG ATCATGATGTATGAGGCTGAGCTGGAGCGAGCCCATGGGCAGATGCTGGAGGAGATGCAGGCgatggaggaggagaagaaccACGCCATTGAAGAGGCATTTTCCCGCGCCCAGGTGGAGATGAAGGCAGTACATGAGAACCTGGCAG GTGTTCGGACCAACCTGCTGACGCTGCAGCCGGCGCTGCGCACTCTCACCCATGACTACAACAGCCTGAAGCGTCAGGTCCGCGACTTCCCCCTGCTTCTCCAGGAGACCCTGCgcagtgccagggctgag ATCAGCCAGGCCATCGAGGAGGTGCACAGCACCAACCGGGAGCTGCTGCGCAAGTACCGACGGGAGCTGCAGCTCCGCAAGAAGTGTCACAACGAGCTGGTGCGGCTCAAAG GAAACATCCGTGTTTTTGGGAGAGTCCGCCCCATCACAAAAGAGGATGGGGAGGGGCCCGAGGCAGCCAATGCTGTGACCTTTGATGCTGATGATGACGCTGTCCTGTACCTCCTGCACAAGGGGAAGCAGGTGTCCTTTGAGCTGGATAAGGTCTTCCCCCCACAAGCGTCCCAGGAGGAG GTGTTTCAGGAGGTTCAAGCCCTGGTCACCTCCTGCATAGATGGCTACAATGTCTGCATCTTTGCCTACGGGCAGACAGGGGCAGGAAAAACCTACACCATGGAG GGGACAGCAGCAAACCCAGGGATCAACCAGCgggccctgcagctcctcttctCCGAGGTGCGGGGCAAAGCGGCCGACTGGGACTACACCATCACCGTCAGCGCCGCTGAGATCTACAACGAGGCACTCAG GGACTTGCTGGGGAAGGAGCcacaggagaagctggagaTCAAGCTGTGCCCTGATGGCAGCGGGCAGCTCTACGTGCCCGGGCTCACCGAGTTCAGGGTGCAGAGCGTGGAGGACATCAACAAG GTCTTCGAGTTTGGCCACATCAAGCGGGTGACAGAGTGCACCAACCTGAACGAGCACAGCTCTCGCTCCCATGCCCTCCTCATCGTCACCGTCCGCGGCCTCGACCGCAGCACGGGGCTGCGCACCACAG GGAAGCTGAACCTGGTGGATCTGGCGGGCTCGGAGCGGGTCGGGCGGTCGGGCGCGGAGGGCAGCCGGCTCCGTGAGGCGCAGCACATCAACAAGTCCTTGTCGGCCCTGGGTGATGTCATCTACGCCCTGCGCTCCCGGCAGGGCCACGTGCCCTTCCGCAACTCCAAGCTGACCTACCTGCTGCAGGACTCGCTCAGTGGTGACAGCAAGACCCTCATGATGGTGCAG GTCTCCCCTGCCGAGAAGAACACCAGTGAGACGCTGTGCTCCCTGAAGTTTGCCGAGAGGGTTCGCTCTGTGGAGCTGGGTCCTGTCTCCCgcaaggctgagctgggctcctgGCCCAGCCAGGAGCACCTGGAG ggTGAATCTCCGGGTTCTGCAGCACCACCTGGCCGGGGCCACgcatcccccagcccagggcagctctcCAGTCGCTCTGCCTCCATCCGCAGGAAGCTCCAGACCTCAG GGAAGCTGAGGCCAGTGCCCCTGTGA
- the KIFC3 gene encoding kinesin-like protein KIFC3 isoform X2 produces the protein MITSRTAWDLGSGPSAGAAWKTKDLAPDGCGQDRLGTGSRAGASPRVPLLPALLHHKILSVSWPDTAKPRGLCQALQALRDTTRRRREETRHRAPTAATEEPPAAPREPAATAVQAASTMNLEKAGGRLCGGKRASLPAARPFPVIQEVMASMAHLQKEKLRLQEELLELQEKLTAKENNELSLSLQLQGQVETLKAKLLEQAQEISRLRSELGGTDAEKHRDLLAAENERLRQEMKACEGELRELQRQQQAPCRDCPHLQEKVGLQEQLSQLQREAEETRAKLVELDLEVQQKTNRLAEVELRLKDSLAERAEEEERLSRRLRDSQETIASLKSQPQQIKYIIKTVEVESAKVKQALCETQSRNQYLQEQVGMQKQVLKEMEQQLQSSQKTEAQLRAQIMMYEAELERAHGQMLEEMQAMEEEKNHAIEEAFSRAQVEMKAVHENLAGVRTNLLTLQPALRTLTHDYNSLKRQVRDFPLLLQETLRSARAEISQAIEEVHSTNRELLRKYRRELQLRKKCHNELVRLKGNIRVFGRVRPITKEDGEGPEAANAVTFDADDDAVLYLLHKGKQVSFELDKVFPPQASQEEVFQEVQALVTSCIDGYNVCIFAYGQTGAGKTYTMEGTAANPGINQRALQLLFSEVRGKAADWDYTITVSAAEIYNEALRDLLGKEPQEKLEIKLCPDGSGQLYVPGLTEFRVQSVEDINKVFEFGHIKRVTECTNLNEHSSRSHALLIVTVRGLDRSTGLRTTGKLNLVDLAGSERVGRSGAEGSRLREAQHINKSLSALGDVIYALRSRQGHVPFRNSKLTYLLQDSLSGDSKTLMMVQVSPAEKNTSETLCSLKFAERVRSVELGPVSRKAELGSWPSQEHLEGESPGSAAPPGRGHASPSPGQLSSRSASIRRKLQTSA, from the exons ATGATCACATCCCGCACCGCCTGGGATCTGGGATCCGGGCCCTCCGCCGGAGCCGCCTGGAAGACGAAGGACCTTGCCCCGGACG GCTGTGGGCAGGACAGGCTCggcactggcagcagagcaggcgCCTCTCCCCGGGTTCCTCTGCTACCAGCACTGCTTCACCATAAAATCCTCAGTGTGAGCTGGCCGGACACTGCAAAACCCCGTGGGCTCTGCCAGGCTCTTCAG GCCCTGCGGGACACGACGCGCAGGCGGCGGGAGGAGACGCGGCACCGGGCCCCCACAGCGGCCACGGAGGAGCCGCCTGCAGCCCCCCGTgagccagcagccacagccGTGCAGGCAGCCTCCACCATGAACCTGGAGAAAGCAG GAGGGAGGCTCTGTGGTGGGAAACGCGCCAGCCTGCCCGCGGCCCGGCCCTTCCCCGTGATCCAGGAGGTGATGGCCTCCATGGCACATctgcagaaggagaagctgcggctgcaggaggagctgctggagctgcaggagaagctcACTGCCAAGGAGAACAACGagctctccctctctctccagctgcaagGCCAG GTGGAAACTCTGAAGGCCaagctcctggagcaggcacaggagATCAGCCGGCTGCGCTCGGAGCTG GGCGGCACGGATGCGGAGAAGCACCGGGACCTGCTGGCGGCCGAGAACGAGCGGCTGCGGCAGGAGATGAAGGCGTGCGAGGGGGAGCTGCGGGAGCtgcagcggcagcagcaggcacCGTGCCGGGACTGCCCCCACCTGCAG GAGAAGGTcgggctgcaggagcagctgtcccagctgcagcgGGAGGCAGAGGAGACGCGGGCCAAGCTGGTGGAGCTGGACCTGGAGGTGCAGCAGAAGACAAACCGCTTGGCTGAGGTGGAGCTGCGGCTCAAGGACTCCCTGGCTGAGAGAGCCGAGGAGGAGGAGCGGCTCAGCCGGCGGCTGCGGGACAGCCAGGAGACCATTGCCAGCCTCAagtcccagccccagcagataAAG TACATCATCAAGACGGTGGAGGTGGAGTCAGCCAAGGTGAAACAAGCCCTGTGCGAGACCCAGTCCCGAAACCAGtacctgcaggagcaggtgggGATGCAAAAGCAGGTGCTGaaggagatggagcagcagctgcagagctcccagaaGACGGAGGCTCAGCTCCGAGCCCAG ATCATGATGTATGAGGCTGAGCTGGAGCGAGCCCATGGGCAGATGCTGGAGGAGATGCAGGCgatggaggaggagaagaaccACGCCATTGAAGAGGCATTTTCCCGCGCCCAGGTGGAGATGAAGGCAGTACATGAGAACCTGGCAG GTGTTCGGACCAACCTGCTGACGCTGCAGCCGGCGCTGCGCACTCTCACCCATGACTACAACAGCCTGAAGCGTCAGGTCCGCGACTTCCCCCTGCTTCTCCAGGAGACCCTGCgcagtgccagggctgag ATCAGCCAGGCCATCGAGGAGGTGCACAGCACCAACCGGGAGCTGCTGCGCAAGTACCGACGGGAGCTGCAGCTCCGCAAGAAGTGTCACAACGAGCTGGTGCGGCTCAAAG GAAACATCCGTGTTTTTGGGAGAGTCCGCCCCATCACAAAAGAGGATGGGGAGGGGCCCGAGGCAGCCAATGCTGTGACCTTTGATGCTGATGATGACGCTGTCCTGTACCTCCTGCACAAGGGGAAGCAGGTGTCCTTTGAGCTGGATAAGGTCTTCCCCCCACAAGCGTCCCAGGAGGAG GTGTTTCAGGAGGTTCAAGCCCTGGTCACCTCCTGCATAGATGGCTACAATGTCTGCATCTTTGCCTACGGGCAGACAGGGGCAGGAAAAACCTACACCATGGAG GGGACAGCAGCAAACCCAGGGATCAACCAGCgggccctgcagctcctcttctCCGAGGTGCGGGGCAAAGCGGCCGACTGGGACTACACCATCACCGTCAGCGCCGCTGAGATCTACAACGAGGCACTCAG GGACTTGCTGGGGAAGGAGCcacaggagaagctggagaTCAAGCTGTGCCCTGATGGCAGCGGGCAGCTCTACGTGCCCGGGCTCACCGAGTTCAGGGTGCAGAGCGTGGAGGACATCAACAAG GTCTTCGAGTTTGGCCACATCAAGCGGGTGACAGAGTGCACCAACCTGAACGAGCACAGCTCTCGCTCCCATGCCCTCCTCATCGTCACCGTCCGCGGCCTCGACCGCAGCACGGGGCTGCGCACCACAG GGAAGCTGAACCTGGTGGATCTGGCGGGCTCGGAGCGGGTCGGGCGGTCGGGCGCGGAGGGCAGCCGGCTCCGTGAGGCGCAGCACATCAACAAGTCCTTGTCGGCCCTGGGTGATGTCATCTACGCCCTGCGCTCCCGGCAGGGCCACGTGCCCTTCCGCAACTCCAAGCTGACCTACCTGCTGCAGGACTCGCTCAGTGGTGACAGCAAGACCCTCATGATGGTGCAG GTCTCCCCTGCCGAGAAGAACACCAGTGAGACGCTGTGCTCCCTGAAGTTTGCCGAGAGGGTTCGCTCTGTGGAGCTGGGTCCTGTCTCCCgcaaggctgagctgggctcctgGCCCAGCCAGGAGCACCTGGAG ggTGAATCTCCGGGTTCTGCAGCACCACCTGGCCGGGGCCACgcatcccccagcccagggcagctctcCAGTCGCTCTGCCTCCATCCGCAGGAAGCTCCAGACCTCAG CCTGA
- the KIFC3 gene encoding kinesin-like protein KIFC3 isoform X3, with amino-acid sequence MGCGQDRLGTGSRAGASPRVPLLPALLHHKILSVSWPDTAKPRGLCQALQALRDTTRRRREETRHRAPTAATEEPPAAPREPAATAVQAASTMNLEKAGGRLCGGKRASLPAARPFPVIQEVMASMAHLQKEKLRLQEELLELQEKLTAKENNELSLSLQLQGQVETLKAKLLEQAQEISRLRSELGGTDAEKHRDLLAAENERLRQEMKACEGELRELQRQQQAPCRDCPHLQEKVGLQEQLSQLQREAEETRAKLVELDLEVQQKTNRLAEVELRLKDSLAERAEEEERLSRRLRDSQETIASLKSQPQQIKYIIKTVEVESAKVKQALCETQSRNQYLQEQVGMQKQVLKEMEQQLQSSQKTEAQLRAQIMMYEAELERAHGQMLEEMQAMEEEKNHAIEEAFSRAQVEMKAVHENLAGVRTNLLTLQPALRTLTHDYNSLKRQVRDFPLLLQETLRSARAEISQAIEEVHSTNRELLRKYRRELQLRKKCHNELVRLKGNIRVFGRVRPITKEDGEGPEAANAVTFDADDDAVLYLLHKGKQVSFELDKVFPPQASQEEVFQEVQALVTSCIDGYNVCIFAYGQTGAGKTYTMEGTAANPGINQRALQLLFSEVRGKAADWDYTITVSAAEIYNEALRDLLGKEPQEKLEIKLCPDGSGQLYVPGLTEFRVQSVEDINKVFEFGHIKRVTECTNLNEHSSRSHALLIVTVRGLDRSTGLRTTGKLNLVDLAGSERVGRSGAEGSRLREAQHINKSLSALGDVIYALRSRQGHVPFRNSKLTYLLQDSLSGDSKTLMMVQVSPAEKNTSETLCSLKFAERVRSVELGPVSRKAELGSWPSQEHLEGESPGSAAPPGRGHASPSPGQLSSRSASIRRKLQTSGKLRPVPL; translated from the exons ATGG GCTGTGGGCAGGACAGGCTCggcactggcagcagagcaggcgCCTCTCCCCGGGTTCCTCTGCTACCAGCACTGCTTCACCATAAAATCCTCAGTGTGAGCTGGCCGGACACTGCAAAACCCCGTGGGCTCTGCCAGGCTCTTCAG GCCCTGCGGGACACGACGCGCAGGCGGCGGGAGGAGACGCGGCACCGGGCCCCCACAGCGGCCACGGAGGAGCCGCCTGCAGCCCCCCGTgagccagcagccacagccGTGCAGGCAGCCTCCACCATGAACCTGGAGAAAGCAG GAGGGAGGCTCTGTGGTGGGAAACGCGCCAGCCTGCCCGCGGCCCGGCCCTTCCCCGTGATCCAGGAGGTGATGGCCTCCATGGCACATctgcagaaggagaagctgcggctgcaggaggagctgctggagctgcaggagaagctcACTGCCAAGGAGAACAACGagctctccctctctctccagctgcaagGCCAG GTGGAAACTCTGAAGGCCaagctcctggagcaggcacaggagATCAGCCGGCTGCGCTCGGAGCTG GGCGGCACGGATGCGGAGAAGCACCGGGACCTGCTGGCGGCCGAGAACGAGCGGCTGCGGCAGGAGATGAAGGCGTGCGAGGGGGAGCTGCGGGAGCtgcagcggcagcagcaggcacCGTGCCGGGACTGCCCCCACCTGCAG GAGAAGGTcgggctgcaggagcagctgtcccagctgcagcgGGAGGCAGAGGAGACGCGGGCCAAGCTGGTGGAGCTGGACCTGGAGGTGCAGCAGAAGACAAACCGCTTGGCTGAGGTGGAGCTGCGGCTCAAGGACTCCCTGGCTGAGAGAGCCGAGGAGGAGGAGCGGCTCAGCCGGCGGCTGCGGGACAGCCAGGAGACCATTGCCAGCCTCAagtcccagccccagcagataAAG TACATCATCAAGACGGTGGAGGTGGAGTCAGCCAAGGTGAAACAAGCCCTGTGCGAGACCCAGTCCCGAAACCAGtacctgcaggagcaggtgggGATGCAAAAGCAGGTGCTGaaggagatggagcagcagctgcagagctcccagaaGACGGAGGCTCAGCTCCGAGCCCAG ATCATGATGTATGAGGCTGAGCTGGAGCGAGCCCATGGGCAGATGCTGGAGGAGATGCAGGCgatggaggaggagaagaaccACGCCATTGAAGAGGCATTTTCCCGCGCCCAGGTGGAGATGAAGGCAGTACATGAGAACCTGGCAG GTGTTCGGACCAACCTGCTGACGCTGCAGCCGGCGCTGCGCACTCTCACCCATGACTACAACAGCCTGAAGCGTCAGGTCCGCGACTTCCCCCTGCTTCTCCAGGAGACCCTGCgcagtgccagggctgag ATCAGCCAGGCCATCGAGGAGGTGCACAGCACCAACCGGGAGCTGCTGCGCAAGTACCGACGGGAGCTGCAGCTCCGCAAGAAGTGTCACAACGAGCTGGTGCGGCTCAAAG GAAACATCCGTGTTTTTGGGAGAGTCCGCCCCATCACAAAAGAGGATGGGGAGGGGCCCGAGGCAGCCAATGCTGTGACCTTTGATGCTGATGATGACGCTGTCCTGTACCTCCTGCACAAGGGGAAGCAGGTGTCCTTTGAGCTGGATAAGGTCTTCCCCCCACAAGCGTCCCAGGAGGAG GTGTTTCAGGAGGTTCAAGCCCTGGTCACCTCCTGCATAGATGGCTACAATGTCTGCATCTTTGCCTACGGGCAGACAGGGGCAGGAAAAACCTACACCATGGAG GGGACAGCAGCAAACCCAGGGATCAACCAGCgggccctgcagctcctcttctCCGAGGTGCGGGGCAAAGCGGCCGACTGGGACTACACCATCACCGTCAGCGCCGCTGAGATCTACAACGAGGCACTCAG GGACTTGCTGGGGAAGGAGCcacaggagaagctggagaTCAAGCTGTGCCCTGATGGCAGCGGGCAGCTCTACGTGCCCGGGCTCACCGAGTTCAGGGTGCAGAGCGTGGAGGACATCAACAAG GTCTTCGAGTTTGGCCACATCAAGCGGGTGACAGAGTGCACCAACCTGAACGAGCACAGCTCTCGCTCCCATGCCCTCCTCATCGTCACCGTCCGCGGCCTCGACCGCAGCACGGGGCTGCGCACCACAG GGAAGCTGAACCTGGTGGATCTGGCGGGCTCGGAGCGGGTCGGGCGGTCGGGCGCGGAGGGCAGCCGGCTCCGTGAGGCGCAGCACATCAACAAGTCCTTGTCGGCCCTGGGTGATGTCATCTACGCCCTGCGCTCCCGGCAGGGCCACGTGCCCTTCCGCAACTCCAAGCTGACCTACCTGCTGCAGGACTCGCTCAGTGGTGACAGCAAGACCCTCATGATGGTGCAG GTCTCCCCTGCCGAGAAGAACACCAGTGAGACGCTGTGCTCCCTGAAGTTTGCCGAGAGGGTTCGCTCTGTGGAGCTGGGTCCTGTCTCCCgcaaggctgagctgggctcctgGCCCAGCCAGGAGCACCTGGAG ggTGAATCTCCGGGTTCTGCAGCACCACCTGGCCGGGGCCACgcatcccccagcccagggcagctctcCAGTCGCTCTGCCTCCATCCGCAGGAAGCTCCAGACCTCAG GGAAGCTGAGGCCAGTGCCCCTGTGA
- the KIFC3 gene encoding kinesin-like protein KIFC3 isoform X4, producing the protein MNLEKAGGRLCGGKRASLPAARPFPVIQEVMASMAHLQKEKLRLQEELLELQEKLTAKENNELSLSLQLQGQVETLKAKLLEQAQEISRLRSELGGTDAEKHRDLLAAENERLRQEMKACEGELRELQRQQQAPCRDCPHLQEKVGLQEQLSQLQREAEETRAKLVELDLEVQQKTNRLAEVELRLKDSLAERAEEEERLSRRLRDSQETIASLKSQPQQIKYIIKTVEVESAKVKQALCETQSRNQYLQEQVGMQKQVLKEMEQQLQSSQKTEAQLRAQIMMYEAELERAHGQMLEEMQAMEEEKNHAIEEAFSRAQVEMKAVHENLAGVRTNLLTLQPALRTLTHDYNSLKRQVRDFPLLLQETLRSARAEISQAIEEVHSTNRELLRKYRRELQLRKKCHNELVRLKGNIRVFGRVRPITKEDGEGPEAANAVTFDADDDAVLYLLHKGKQVSFELDKVFPPQASQEEVFQEVQALVTSCIDGYNVCIFAYGQTGAGKTYTMEGTAANPGINQRALQLLFSEVRGKAADWDYTITVSAAEIYNEALRDLLGKEPQEKLEIKLCPDGSGQLYVPGLTEFRVQSVEDINKVFEFGHIKRVTECTNLNEHSSRSHALLIVTVRGLDRSTGLRTTGKLNLVDLAGSERVGRSGAEGSRLREAQHINKSLSALGDVIYALRSRQGHVPFRNSKLTYLLQDSLSGDSKTLMMVQVSPAEKNTSETLCSLKFAERVRSVELGPVSRKAELGSWPSQEHLEGESPGSAAPPGRGHASPSPGQLSSRSASIRRKLQTSGKLRPVPL; encoded by the exons ATGAACCTGGAGAAAGCAG GAGGGAGGCTCTGTGGTGGGAAACGCGCCAGCCTGCCCGCGGCCCGGCCCTTCCCCGTGATCCAGGAGGTGATGGCCTCCATGGCACATctgcagaaggagaagctgcggctgcaggaggagctgctggagctgcaggagaagctcACTGCCAAGGAGAACAACGagctctccctctctctccagctgcaagGCCAG GTGGAAACTCTGAAGGCCaagctcctggagcaggcacaggagATCAGCCGGCTGCGCTCGGAGCTG GGCGGCACGGATGCGGAGAAGCACCGGGACCTGCTGGCGGCCGAGAACGAGCGGCTGCGGCAGGAGATGAAGGCGTGCGAGGGGGAGCTGCGGGAGCtgcagcggcagcagcaggcacCGTGCCGGGACTGCCCCCACCTGCAG GAGAAGGTcgggctgcaggagcagctgtcccagctgcagcgGGAGGCAGAGGAGACGCGGGCCAAGCTGGTGGAGCTGGACCTGGAGGTGCAGCAGAAGACAAACCGCTTGGCTGAGGTGGAGCTGCGGCTCAAGGACTCCCTGGCTGAGAGAGCCGAGGAGGAGGAGCGGCTCAGCCGGCGGCTGCGGGACAGCCAGGAGACCATTGCCAGCCTCAagtcccagccccagcagataAAG TACATCATCAAGACGGTGGAGGTGGAGTCAGCCAAGGTGAAACAAGCCCTGTGCGAGACCCAGTCCCGAAACCAGtacctgcaggagcaggtgggGATGCAAAAGCAGGTGCTGaaggagatggagcagcagctgcagagctcccagaaGACGGAGGCTCAGCTCCGAGCCCAG ATCATGATGTATGAGGCTGAGCTGGAGCGAGCCCATGGGCAGATGCTGGAGGAGATGCAGGCgatggaggaggagaagaaccACGCCATTGAAGAGGCATTTTCCCGCGCCCAGGTGGAGATGAAGGCAGTACATGAGAACCTGGCAG GTGTTCGGACCAACCTGCTGACGCTGCAGCCGGCGCTGCGCACTCTCACCCATGACTACAACAGCCTGAAGCGTCAGGTCCGCGACTTCCCCCTGCTTCTCCAGGAGACCCTGCgcagtgccagggctgag ATCAGCCAGGCCATCGAGGAGGTGCACAGCACCAACCGGGAGCTGCTGCGCAAGTACCGACGGGAGCTGCAGCTCCGCAAGAAGTGTCACAACGAGCTGGTGCGGCTCAAAG GAAACATCCGTGTTTTTGGGAGAGTCCGCCCCATCACAAAAGAGGATGGGGAGGGGCCCGAGGCAGCCAATGCTGTGACCTTTGATGCTGATGATGACGCTGTCCTGTACCTCCTGCACAAGGGGAAGCAGGTGTCCTTTGAGCTGGATAAGGTCTTCCCCCCACAAGCGTCCCAGGAGGAG GTGTTTCAGGAGGTTCAAGCCCTGGTCACCTCCTGCATAGATGGCTACAATGTCTGCATCTTTGCCTACGGGCAGACAGGGGCAGGAAAAACCTACACCATGGAG GGGACAGCAGCAAACCCAGGGATCAACCAGCgggccctgcagctcctcttctCCGAGGTGCGGGGCAAAGCGGCCGACTGGGACTACACCATCACCGTCAGCGCCGCTGAGATCTACAACGAGGCACTCAG GGACTTGCTGGGGAAGGAGCcacaggagaagctggagaTCAAGCTGTGCCCTGATGGCAGCGGGCAGCTCTACGTGCCCGGGCTCACCGAGTTCAGGGTGCAGAGCGTGGAGGACATCAACAAG GTCTTCGAGTTTGGCCACATCAAGCGGGTGACAGAGTGCACCAACCTGAACGAGCACAGCTCTCGCTCCCATGCCCTCCTCATCGTCACCGTCCGCGGCCTCGACCGCAGCACGGGGCTGCGCACCACAG GGAAGCTGAACCTGGTGGATCTGGCGGGCTCGGAGCGGGTCGGGCGGTCGGGCGCGGAGGGCAGCCGGCTCCGTGAGGCGCAGCACATCAACAAGTCCTTGTCGGCCCTGGGTGATGTCATCTACGCCCTGCGCTCCCGGCAGGGCCACGTGCCCTTCCGCAACTCCAAGCTGACCTACCTGCTGCAGGACTCGCTCAGTGGTGACAGCAAGACCCTCATGATGGTGCAG GTCTCCCCTGCCGAGAAGAACACCAGTGAGACGCTGTGCTCCCTGAAGTTTGCCGAGAGGGTTCGCTCTGTGGAGCTGGGTCCTGTCTCCCgcaaggctgagctgggctcctgGCCCAGCCAGGAGCACCTGGAG ggTGAATCTCCGGGTTCTGCAGCACCACCTGGCCGGGGCCACgcatcccccagcccagggcagctctcCAGTCGCTCTGCCTCCATCCGCAGGAAGCTCCAGACCTCAG GGAAGCTGAGGCCAGTGCCCCTGTGA